One Xiphophorus couchianus chromosome 1, X_couchianus-1.0, whole genome shotgun sequence genomic region harbors:
- the LOC114145179 gene encoding excitatory amino acid transporter 3-like, translated as MEEGIFQVICLLSVALGLGTGFLLRFMIFLREDQLNWLRIPGDMLLNVLQMFAVPLIVTSVLAGVTGLNTKMSRKTALFTGTYICGTTLLAVILGLFLVLTIRPGAGEHLTQESSKGIPTFSIHVILMDLLRNMFPESFIQAFYEQYKTEIIRVKREDSGPPLHPAVVQNDTEMKLVGSYVDGPNMLGLIVWSFTFGILINRVGQVATSTVKAIQSLNDAIKIIFNWILWYLPIGVLFLIVENVLDVQDWGAVIKLAKLSAVIALGLAIQSLLILPMVYFTLVRKNPFVILRSTSKAWMTAIIIASSTASLPVILQCCEENLMVNGKLCRLMLPILTSLNMNGTAVYEVIASVFIAQMNDITLDAGQIIAIGLTSSIVTFGAAGIPASGAVTTILILTAVGLPARDAAMLVVVEWVLDHVRTGVNVIGDCYGVVLINFLCHDELKDLDKPPSIDRVRPTSELELDLTCLETDQQLSTSRSSSASSGSISPK; from the exons atggaGGAGGGTATATTTCAGGTCATTTGCCTCTTGTCGGTTGCCTTAG GCTTAGGCACTGGGTTTCTGCTGaggtttatgatttttttaagggAAGATCAACTGAATTGGCTCCGAATACCAGGGGATATGCTTCTCAACGTGCTTCAGATGTTCGCTGTACCCCTCATTGTGACAAGCGTGCTTGCAG GAGTGACTGGATTAAACAccaaaatgtccagaaaaacaGCCTTGTTCACAGGAACCTACATCTGTGGCACCACTCTTTTGGCCGTAATTCTTG GACTGTTTCTGGTGCTCACAATCCGGCCTGGTGCGGGAGAACACCTAACGCAGGAGAGCAGTAAGGGAATACCAACCTTCTCCATTCATGTGATCCTCATGGATCTTTTAAG GAACATGTTTCCAGAGAGCTTCATTCAGGCTTTCTATGAGCag TACAAGACTGAGATTATTCGGGTTAAAAGAGAAGATTCTGGCCCTCCCCTTCATCCAGCAGTA GTGCAGAATGACACTGAGATGAAACTGGTGGGCAGTTATGTTGATGGACCCAACATGTTAGGACTGATCGTCTGGTCTTTCACCTTCGGCATCTTGATAAACAGGGTGGGACAGGTGGCAACAAGCACTGTGAAGGCCATTCAAAGCCTCAATGAtgcaataaaaatcatattcaaCTGGATTCTGTG gtaCTTGCCAATCGGAGTTTTGTTCCTGATCGTAGAAAACGTGTTGGATGTTCAGGACTGGGGTGCTGTCATTAAACTCGCAAAACTTTCAGCTGTGATTGCTCTGGG GCTTGCAATCCAGTCCTTACTTATTCTTCCCATGGTTTACTTCACGCTTGTCAGAAAGAATCCCTTTGTCATCCTAAGGAGTACCTCTAAGGCTTGGATGACTGCAATTATCATTGCGTCCAG CACTGCCAGTCTGCCTGTCATCCTTCAATGCTGTGAAGAGAACCTGATGGTCAATGGGAAACTCTGCCGCCTCATGCTGCCCATTCTCACCAGCCTTAATATGAATGGGACTGCGGTCTACGAAGTGATCGCTTCTGTCTTTATTGCCCAAATGAATGACATCACGCTGGATGCTGGCCAGATAATTGCAATTGG CTTGACTAGTTCCATTGTCACATTTGGAGCTGCAGGGATCCCAGCATCAGGAGCTGTGACCACTATCCTGATTCTGACAGCTGTGGGTCTGCCTGCAAGGGATGCTGCCATGCTGGTCGTAGTGGAATGGGTTCT AGACCATGTCAGGACCGGGGTGAATGTAATAGGAGACTGCTATGGTGTTGTTCTCATCAATTTCCTGTGCCATGATGAGCTGAAAGACCTGGACAAACCACCTAg CATTGATAGGGTTCGTCCCACCAGTGAGCTCGAGTTGGACTTAACCTGTTTGGAGACTGACCAACAGCTCAGCACCTCTCGCTCCTCCTCCGCTTCCTCAGGATCCATTTCACCTAAATGA